A genomic stretch from Pseudoliparis swirei isolate HS2019 ecotype Mariana Trench chromosome 18, NWPU_hadal_v1, whole genome shotgun sequence includes:
- the LOC130208057 gene encoding cytochrome c oxidase subunit 6C-1-like, which translates to MQLAKPVMRRLLSKRLRFHLPVAFALSLVTAIAFKYAVTEPRKQAYADFYKHYDATKEFNAMKEAGVFQSVRPSGE; encoded by the exons ATGCAGCTGGCCAAGCCGGTGATGAGGCGGCTGCTGAGCAAGCGCCTGAGGTTCCACCTGCCCGTCGCCTTCGCCCTGTCGCTGGTGACCGCCATCGCTTTCAAG TACGCAGTGACGGAGCCCAGGAAACAGGCCTACGCCGACTTCTACAAGCATTACGACGCCACCAAGGAGTTCAACGCCATGAAGGAGGCCGGCGTCTTCCAGAGCGTGCGGCCATCTGGGGAGTAA